Sequence from the Candidatus Methylopumilus planktonicus genome:
TATGGATGCATTAACACGCTATCACCGTATGAAGGGCGACAACACGTTATGGCAGCCCGGTACCGATCATGCAGGCATTGCAACACAAATCGTTGTTGAAAGACAGCTGGATAAAGAAGGTATTTCAAGACATAGCCTTGGACGAGAAAAGTTTTTAGAAAAAGTATGGGAGTGGAAAGCCTTCTCAGGCGGCACGATCACAGAGCAGATGCGTAGACTTGGTACTTCACCTGATTGGTCTCGCGAACGTTTCACGATGGATGAAGGTTTATCAAAAACGGTGACAGAAACATTTGTCAGCTTATTTAAAGAAGGACTGATTTATCGCGGTAAACGTCTAGTAAATTGGGACATTCAATTACAGACAGCCGTTTCTGATTTAGAAGTAGTGCAAGAAGAAGAGGATGGATTCTTGTGGCATATTCAATATCCACTCGCATCTGGTGATAACCATTTAACTGTTGCTACCACTCGACCTGAAACAATGCTGGGTGACGTTGCGATTATGGTTCATCCTGAAGATGCACGATATCAAAAACTTGTTGGCCAAATGGTAAAACTTCCTTTATGTGATCGTGAAATTCCAATCATCGCAGATGATTATGTTGATCAAACATTTGGGACGGGCGTTGTTAAAGTAACGCCCGCGCATGACTTCAATGACTATGCTGTAGGGTTGCGACATAAGCTACCTATGATAAGTGTGTTGACGCTCGATGGATATATTAACGAGGCAGCACCTAAGGCCTATCAAGGGCTAGATCGATTTGTTGCACGTAAAAAAATTGTAGAAGATTTAGAGGCTCAAGGATTTCTTGTAAAAACTGAAAAACATAAACTTAAAGTTCCACGAGGTGATCGAACAGATGTGGTGATCGAACCAATGCTGACTGATCAGTGGTTTGTTGCCATGACTAAAAAAAGCCATGATGGAAAAAGTATTACAGAAAAAGCCCTTGATGTTGTGAAGACGGGTGAAATTAAATTCTTTCCAGATAACTGGGTGAATACTTATAACCAGTGGCTGAACAACATTCAAGATTGGTGTATTTCAAGGCAGCTTTGGTGGGGCCATCAAATCCCAGCTTGGTATGGTGATGAAGGTCAGGTGTGGGTTGCGCATAATGAGGAAGAAGTAAAAGCCTTAGCTTTAAAAGATGGCTATCAGGGAAGTTTAAAGCGTGATCCAGATGTTCTAGATACTTGGTACTCATCAGCGCTATGGCCTTTCTCAACTCTTGATTGGACGCCTGATTATCCAAAGGTGTCAAACCCAGCTCTCGATCTCTATTTACCCTCGACGGTATTAGTGACAGGTTTTGATATTATCTTTTTCTGGGTCGCTCGAATGGTCATGATGACTAAACACATTACTGGAAAGATTCCATTTAAGCATGTTTATGTGCATGGACTCATCCGTGATGCAGAAGGCCAGAAGATGAGTAAGTCAAAAGGAAATGTATTGGATCCTATCGATTTGATCGATGGCATTTCACTTGAAGCACTTATTGAAAAAAGAACAACCGGGCTTATGAATCCAAAACAAGCCGAATCAATTACTAAAAAAACACGCAAAGAATTTCCAGAAGGTATCGCCGCTTTTGGCACAGACGCCTTACGTTTTACTTATTCAAGCTTAGCGAGTCCCGGACGTGACATCAAATTTGATCTTCAACGTTGCGAAGGCTATCGAAATTTCTGCAATAAATTATGGAATGCGACACGTTTTGTTCTTATGAACTGCGAAGGTAAAGAAAATGGTTTTGGAGAATGCGTAGAGGGTTATCTTGAATTTTCAAAAGCTGATCGTTGGATTGTGAGCGAATTGCAAGAGAGAGAAGTGGCTATTGAAAAAGCATTTTTAGATTACCGATTTGATTTATTGTCACAAGAGCTTTACCAATTTGTTTGGGATGAATTTTGTGATTGGTATCTTGAGGTTGCTAAAGTTCAATTGCAAATGGGTAGTGAAGGAGAGCAAAGGGCGACACGGCGAACACTTTTACGCGTTCTTGAGATTATTTTGCGATTAATACATCCAGTAATGCCTTTTATTACCGAAGAAATTTGGCAAACGATCGGCCCTATGAATGGAAAAAAAGGCCCTTCGATTATGCTAGAGCCTTATCCTCAAAGTGACAGCAAAAAAATTGACCGAGAAAGTATTCAATGGATGTCTACTTTGAAAGAGATGGTAGATGTGTGCCGAAAACTTCGCGGCGAAATGAATATTTCCCCAGCACAAAAAATTCCACTTGTGATCGCAGGAAATAAAAAGTCACTTCAGCTCTATGCACCCTATCTTAAAGCACTTGCTAAATTAACTGATGTTGAAATTGTGGAAGAGCTTCCAGCAATCGATGCGCCAGTGATGTTAGTGAGAGACTTTAAATTGATGCTTAAGGTTGAAGTAGATGCTGCAGAAGAAAAAGAAAGAATTACAAAAGAGCTTAATCGCATTCAAATTGAAATCCAAAAAGCCAAAGGTAAGCTAGAAAATGCCAGCTTTATAGATAGAGCCCCTGAGGCAGTGGTAGCACTAGAAAAAAAACGCTTAGAAGAGTTCTTAGAGAGCTTTGAAAAGCTTAATGTACAACTAAAAAAGTTAGCTTAAACGACGTTTCTTGATAAAGAAAGTAATGACGCCATCTTCGTCTTGAAGAGATAAAAGTTCATGTCCTGTCTGGAGACAAAATGCATCAAAATCTTTTTTGCTTCCAGGGTCTGTGGCAATAATTTTTAAGACCTCATCAGATTTAATTTCATTTAAACCTTTTTTACATCGCAAGATCGGAAGTGGACATTTAAGTCCTGTTGCGTCAACTTCATAATCATAATGCATATTATTTAAGTGCTGAGAAAGTGAAGCCGGCATTTGCCCAAGCAATAATACCGCCCGCTAAGTTATACACGTCATGATAATCATGTTCAGCTAAATAAGATGCTGCGTGAGCTGAGCGAATGCCGCTATGGCAATAAAAAACAATACTAGATTTTTTGGAAAGTTTACCGAAAGCTTGAGGAAGGCTTGAAAGCGGAATATGTTGCGCACCTTGAATAACGCCTCTTGCAACCTCATCATCATTCCTTACATCAATTAAAACTAAATCATCTTGCTTGAGCATGCTGTGTAAGGTTGCGGCATCAATGGTCATAAAAGCACTCATGAGGATAACAGCTTAAATATTAAAGAATTTTTTGAATGATCAGCGCAATTACATTTGTTGCAGCTAGCGCTTGAAGTCCCCAGAGCGTGAATTTCATCCCCTTCACTCTAAGTTCCATATTAGGTGTTACTTCCAGAAAAGCTTTTGCATAATAAAGTCGGCCCGCAGTAAATACACCACCTAAAAGTAAAACAATCGTCCAATGAATATGGTTGGCTTCAAGGCATCCTAAGAGAATAAGACCTAAAGGAACATATTCCGCAAAGTTTCCGTGCGAACGAATCGCTTGTTGCAAGTCTTCTCGACCGCCATCACCCAAAGACACTTCATTTTGACGTCTTAGGTTAATGACGTTTAATGCTAATTTAACGTATACAAAGGTAAGAATAGCGGCGTAAATAGCAGTAAGTTTTAACATGATGTTTAAATTGAATAATCTAAGATGCACTCATTATAACATCGAGATGAGAGCGATATAAAAGGGCGCTTAGTTAATTTTGAGTGCAATAGCTTCTTGAAGTTTGAGCGACAGGTCTTTTCTTGATTGCGAAGGCTTGACCGGATGCCCAATATGTAAAATGACCTCAATTTGATTGGATTTAGCCACTCGCTTAAAGGATTGAAGTAAAGTCGTTGAACCATGAAAGCTCGTGCGGTTTGTAAGAACTTTATTTTCCTTATATTTGATTGAGAGAGGTAAAAGTAATTTGTCAGACTCAAAGGCTGATTGAAATAAGCTGCTCTTAAAAGGAAGCACTTGGTATCCGTTTGACGTAATGCCTTCAGGGAAAATACATATTGACTGTTTTTCATTTAAAAAGTGATGGTTCATCGCTTGGATGACATCAGGTAAATTTGATTTACGATTACGGTCAACAAAAATGGCACCTGAAATTTTAGCCAGCATCCCAATAATAGGCCATGTTTTGACATCCGATGCTGACACGAATGTGACAGGCTTTAATGAAAAGATCACAGGAATATCTAGCCATGAAATATGATTTGAAACGATAAGATAACTATCTTTACTTAGAAGCATTAAAGCTTCGCCATTGAGTGTAATTTTAATCTTTAAAATACGTAGGAGACGTTTCGCCCAGTATTGAATAAGAAGATGATGGATATTTTTTGGAAGAACAATCATCGCGATACAAAGAATTAGTGCGAGAAGTAAATGAAACGCCATGAAAACAGATTTAAAAATAAAGTTCATAGTGGATTATAAGAGTTCGATGCCATAAGGCTTTAGAATTTTTGCAAAAATATAAAATGTAACTAAAGTAATGACAACAGATATGCCAAGTGTTGACCAAAAACCAAATCGTTTAAGTAAAAAAGGAAATGCTAGGAACATGGGTAACGTAGGTATGACATACCAAAAAGTATACCAAGCATGATTTGCAATTTTAGATTCCGGCTGTTTTTCTAAATATAGCCAAATTAAAGTTAGCACTGTCACAAGAGGAAGCGCTGCGATGAGCCCACCTAAACGATCACTTTTTTTAGCTATCTCAGAAATAAAAACAACCATACCTGAGGTGATTAGAAGCTTAAATAAAATCCACATTACATTTCTTCTTTCATTAATTGAATGTCAGGCTTTTCTTCAGGAAAGGCCTTTAAATAAACTGCCAAGTCTGGATCAAGCGTATTCCAATTGACCAAGCTTGCTACTTTTTTATATATTTCATGCATAAAGCGATTTCTGTGCTTACAGAAATTTGTAAGATGAATGAGTTCATGACCCGTTTCGATTTTAGCAGGATAAGCTGTTTGGCCACTTTGAATTGTTTTGGCACCAATTTTATACGACCAATTAACAGCTTCAATCCATAAGCGAAAGTAGATAAACCAATCTCTAGGGGCGTCATAATCAATGCCAATAAATTTGTTAATCACGTGCCCTTTAAGATCAAAACAAAGCATAAAAGCCACAATCTCTTGAGAAGACTGGTGTCTTAAGACAATAAAGTGCGCTTCTTTTTCGCGAGAAATAAATTCAAAGAATTCGGGTGTTAGCTCTTCAAATTTAGTTTTACCTTTTGAATAAGTTCTTGAGAATAGTCGGTAAAGCTGATGAAGGGTTTGATTGTCAGGCAAATGAACTATGCTGACATCCAAAGGAGCTGGAAGTGCTTTTTTTAGCTTTTTTAGAAATTGGTCTCTTCTAGACGATTTGAGAGAGTTTATATAATCGTCGGTATTTCCGCCTTCAAGTGTTACAAGTGCCGACGGAAAACTTATAAGCGGGAATAATTTTTTAGATTTGGAAATGGTGGCAAGTGTTTGATGGTATATATTTGGAAAGTCTTTCCAAACTAACATAGCTGCTTTGTATTTTTGCGCTTGTTTTTCAGCAGCCTCCTGGACACAGAGAAAAATATCATCCTGTGTTACTGTCTGAGCTTTTAAAATTTTTGGATCAATCCCGATATGCCCCTCATCAGAGCCGGCACTGCCAATAAAAAAAGTACGTTGATATAAGAAAGACGGGATGATTTTGCTGATTAGCTTTACGATTGGCAAAATCATCGGAGGCATCACAAGCTCAATGGGCACATCCTTGACGAAAGCAGGGGCGATGGCAATTGGCTCTCCATTCAAAGAAATCAGACCATAGGTAAAAGTGAATTGCTCTTCTAGGTGAGCACACTCGAGTGATCTGTACCACCACTGACCTTCGTACGGTGCTGGAAAACAACTATCCCAGAGCGCCTGTGGTATTTGCGATTCAGAATTAAGCCATTCAAGAGAGAGCTGTTGTATCATCTATCAGAATTATACTTAAAACGTCGTGATTCTAGACTTATGCAGAAATTTTTATTTTTTTTAATTACACTTTTCTTTAGCGGGTTACTTTTTGCAGTTCATTCAGATTACTGTGTGAACTGTGAACGGGATGAACATGGGCGCATTAAAAGAAGTCTTGAAGCCAAGAAAGCTTTTAAAAAAATACAACCATGTCCATCAACAAGTAAACCTTTTGGAGCTTGTCCCGGTTATATTATTGATCACGTCATTCCTTTAAAGCGAGGTGGCATAGACGCTCCATCAAATATGCAATGGCAGACTGTCGAAGAATCAAAAGAAAAAGACAAATGGGAATAACTTATTATATGAAACGCAATTTCAAGTAATATAATCTATATTATGGGACGACAAATATTTTATATTGATTATCCGCAAGAGCATCAAGGCGATGCATTACATGCTTATCAATGTAAGTTTTGCAAAATAGATACGGTAAAAATTAATGGATTACTTGAAAATCATTTGCCAAATTGTAACTATAGAGTTGAAAAAGAAAAAACGATTACTGAGTAAGTCCTCGACCAATTAAAGCAGCACCAATGACACCAGCTGAATCACCCAGCATGTTTTTAACAATCGGCGTTGAAGGCGTGTCATTAAAAATACGTGCATAAACTTCAACAATACCTTCCTTGTATAAACTTTTTTCATTAGAAAGACCGCCACCTAATACAACAATATCAGGGTCTAAGATATTAATAAGATTAGCTAAGGCTTGACCAAAGCGCGCATAAAAATCTTGTTTAATATTTTTTAGGGCTTCGTCTTTCGATGGGGCATTAAAAAAATCAATCGCTGAGAGTGTCTTTCCTGTTTTATCTTGAATTCTTTTTTCTAAACCACACCCAGATATAAAACTTTCTACACAGCCATTTGCCCCACAATAACAGGGGTAGCCTTGAGGATCAATCACCATATGACCCCATTCACCCGCGATATTTTGTGGCCCCTGTCTAATTTTTCCATCAAATACAATGCCACCGCCACAGCCTGTTCCCATGATGACGCCAAACACAGAGGGATATCCTTTACCTGCTCCCATTAATGCTTCTGCAAGAGCAAAACAATTAGCATCATTTTCAATCACGATGTCATGGACTAGCTTGTCTTCAAGAAGAGATTGAAGTGGCAAGCTGTTTAAGCAAAGTGTATTAGAGTTTTTAAGTAGATGTGTTTTCTTTGAGATCGAGCCAGGCGTTCCTAAGCCTAGTGAATGTGTTTTATTCTGTATAGATATGAGCGCTGTTTTATAGAGCGAATGAATTTGCTTAAAGATATGCTCGCTACCTAAATGGGCTTCTGTGAGTAATCGCTCCCGAAAAATAATCTTGTCCTGACTGTCTAAAACAGCCACTTCAATTTTAGTGCCACCTAAGTCAATACCGATATGATAATTAGATGTCATTTAATTATTTTGAAAATGACGTTTGATATACCAAGCGATGAAAATGATTGCACCACCAGCAATCACATAATGAAATTCGTGAAAGTAAACTTTTAATGAGTCCCAGTGCTCACCAAATACCATGCCTGTGTATGCAAGTGCCCAGCACCAAATAAATGAGCCGACAAATGTGTAGATAATAAACTTAGTCATATTCATACGCGCAATTCCTGCAGGAAGTGCAATAAAAGTTCTTACCGCTGGAAGAAGGCGACCTAAAAAGATAATGATCTCACCATAATTTTTAAACCAATCATCTGCCATCCTTAAATCTTTTTTAGAGATGAGTACGAAACGGCCATATTTTTCAGCAAGCTGTCTGCCACCTGTTTTTCCTACATAGTAAGCAGGTATAGAGCCCAATACACAGCCTAGCGCACCCATTAAGGCGACTACCCAGAGCACCATCTCACCTTTAAAAACAAGATATCCTGCGAAAGGCATAATAATTTCGGAGGGTAATGGAATACAGGCTGACTCAATCGCCATCAGTAATACGATACCCCCATATCCCATAGTGGATATAACACTCATAATCCAAACAGCTAATAATCCAATTAATTTTTCTAGCATCACGCATAACCTAATATAAGCTGATATCGAATTCTATCTTATGTTTCATAAACCTTTAGTGAATCTGCAAATTTTTAATATAATGAATTACACAATTTTTAAAAAAACATATATGAAACATATCACGCTATTATTTTTATTTTTCTTGCTTTCAAGCTGCAGCATGATGACCTATACGAATCAGAGTAAGCTATCAAATACGAGCAAAACTTATATTATTAACTGTGCTTTTTGGGATGCTTGTTATGCAAAAGCAGAAAAGCTATGTTCAAATG
This genomic interval carries:
- a CDS encoding lysophospholipid acyltransferase family protein is translated as MNFIFKSVFMAFHLLLALILCIAMIVLPKNIHHLLIQYWAKRLLRILKIKITLNGEALMLLSKDSYLIVSNHISWLDIPVIFSLKPVTFVSASDVKTWPIIGMLAKISGAIFVDRNRKSNLPDVIQAMNHHFLNEKQSICIFPEGITSNGYQVLPFKSSLFQSAFESDKLLLPLSIKYKENKVLTNRTSFHGSTTLLQSFKRVAKSNQIEVILHIGHPVKPSQSRKDLSLKLQEAIALKIN
- a CDS encoding valine--tRNA ligase, producing the protein MENNLSKPFSPKDIESHWYDFWESKGFYQAGLDTKQKNSFCILLPPPNVTGTLHMGHGFNQTLMDALTRYHRMKGDNTLWQPGTDHAGIATQIVVERQLDKEGISRHSLGREKFLEKVWEWKAFSGGTITEQMRRLGTSPDWSRERFTMDEGLSKTVTETFVSLFKEGLIYRGKRLVNWDIQLQTAVSDLEVVQEEEDGFLWHIQYPLASGDNHLTVATTRPETMLGDVAIMVHPEDARYQKLVGQMVKLPLCDREIPIIADDYVDQTFGTGVVKVTPAHDFNDYAVGLRHKLPMISVLTLDGYINEAAPKAYQGLDRFVARKKIVEDLEAQGFLVKTEKHKLKVPRGDRTDVVIEPMLTDQWFVAMTKKSHDGKSITEKALDVVKTGEIKFFPDNWVNTYNQWLNNIQDWCISRQLWWGHQIPAWYGDEGQVWVAHNEEEVKALALKDGYQGSLKRDPDVLDTWYSSALWPFSTLDWTPDYPKVSNPALDLYLPSTVLVTGFDIIFFWVARMVMMTKHITGKIPFKHVYVHGLIRDAEGQKMSKSKGNVLDPIDLIDGISLEALIEKRTTGLMNPKQAESITKKTRKEFPEGIAAFGTDALRFTYSSLASPGRDIKFDLQRCEGYRNFCNKLWNATRFVLMNCEGKENGFGECVEGYLEFSKADRWIVSELQEREVAIEKAFLDYRFDLLSQELYQFVWDEFCDWYLEVAKVQLQMGSEGEQRATRRTLLRVLEIILRLIHPVMPFITEEIWQTIGPMNGKKGPSIMLEPYPQSDSKKIDRESIQWMSTLKEMVDVCRKLRGEMNISPAQKIPLVIAGNKKSLQLYAPYLKALAKLTDVEIVEELPAIDAPVMLVRDFKLMLKVEVDAAEEKERITKELNRIQIEIQKAKGKLENASFIDRAPEAVVALEKKRLEEFLESFEKLNVQLKKLA
- a CDS encoding GNAT family N-acetyltransferase — translated: MIQQLSLEWLNSESQIPQALWDSCFPAPYEGQWWYRSLECAHLEEQFTFTYGLISLNGEPIAIAPAFVKDVPIELVMPPMILPIVKLISKIIPSFLYQRTFFIGSAGSDEGHIGIDPKILKAQTVTQDDIFLCVQEAAEKQAQKYKAAMLVWKDFPNIYHQTLATISKSKKLFPLISFPSALVTLEGGNTDDYINSLKSSRRDQFLKKLKKALPAPLDVSIVHLPDNQTLHQLYRLFSRTYSKGKTKFEELTPEFFEFISREKEAHFIVLRHQSSQEIVAFMLCFDLKGHVINKFIGIDYDAPRDWFIYFRLWIEAVNWSYKIGAKTIQSGQTAYPAKIETGHELIHLTNFCKHRNRFMHEIYKKVASLVNWNTLDPDLAVYLKAFPEEKPDIQLMKEEM
- a CDS encoding DedA family protein — protein: MLEKLIGLLAVWIMSVISTMGYGGIVLLMAIESACIPLPSEIIMPFAGYLVFKGEMVLWVVALMGALGCVLGSIPAYYVGKTGGRQLAEKYGRFVLISKKDLRMADDWFKNYGEIIIFLGRLLPAVRTFIALPAGIARMNMTKFIIYTFVGSFIWCWALAYTGMVFGEHWDSLKVYFHEFHYVIAGGAIIFIAWYIKRHFQNN
- a CDS encoding ROK family protein; the encoded protein is MTSNYHIGIDLGGTKIEVAVLDSQDKIIFRERLLTEAHLGSEHIFKQIHSLYKTALISIQNKTHSLGLGTPGSISKKTHLLKNSNTLCLNSLPLQSLLEDKLVHDIVIENDANCFALAEALMGAGKGYPSVFGVIMGTGCGGGIVFDGKIRQGPQNIAGEWGHMVIDPQGYPCYCGANGCVESFISGCGLEKRIQDKTGKTLSAIDFFNAPSKDEALKNIKQDFYARFGQALANLINILDPDIVVLGGGLSNEKSLYKEGIVEVYARIFNDTPSTPIVKNMLGDSAGVIGAALIGRGLTQ
- a CDS encoding HNH endonuclease signature motif containing protein, whose product is MQKFLFFLITLFFSGLLFAVHSDYCVNCERDEHGRIKRSLEAKKAFKKIQPCPSTSKPFGACPGYIIDHVIPLKRGGIDAPSNMQWQTVEESKEKDKWE
- a CDS encoding sulfurtransferase TusA family protein, translating into MHYDYEVDATGLKCPLPILRCKKGLNEIKSDEVLKIIATDPGSKKDFDAFCLQTGHELLSLQDEDGVITFFIKKRRLS
- a CDS encoding MAPEG family protein, which codes for MLKLTAIYAAILTFVYVKLALNVINLRRQNEVSLGDGGREDLQQAIRSHGNFAEYVPLGLILLGCLEANHIHWTIVLLLGGVFTAGRLYYAKAFLEVTPNMELRVKGMKFTLWGLQALAATNVIALIIQKIL
- a CDS encoding rhodanese-like domain-containing protein; the encoded protein is MSAFMTIDAATLHSMLKQDDLVLIDVRNDDEVARGVIQGAQHIPLSSLPQAFGKLSKKSSIVFYCHSGIRSAHAASYLAEHDYHDVYNLAGGIIAWANAGFTFSALK
- a CDS encoding DUF3147 family protein translates to MWILFKLLITSGMVVFISEIAKKSDRLGGLIAALPLVTVLTLIWLYLEKQPESKIANHAWYTFWYVIPTLPMFLAFPFLLKRFGFWSTLGISVVITLVTFYIFAKILKPYGIELL